The following proteins come from a genomic window of Sulfolobales archaeon:
- a CDS encoding mechanosensitive ion channel family protein, whose translation MRRVVYIAIIAIIISYIIYNIKDIINRVAPQIEIPENITIALKAVAVALAIIWVVTAIASTIRERLSPIMGNKVYHISSLIKITGYIIAIIAAIGIAGADLSGLLAGGVVTGLVLGIALQPVLSNFFAGLLIMATRMVEVGSRARILSTSIPFSPAVLPAYKYFSADFIEAGFKGTIVDINFFYTRMVTDEGRKIKIPNIVLMNSTIIDYTPEFSKREVINLRVEMPLANTDLELLEDMIREALKGFQIEAGPYFNEQSDKDHVIVMIKLAVPAGEDWRRVKSEALKRLLILRKRIIEASTLQRSAVQS comes from the coding sequence TATAATTAATAGGGTTGCTCCCCAGATAGAAATACCAGAGAACATCACTATCGCTTTAAAAGCTGTTGCAGTTGCACTAGCTATAATATGGGTTGTGACGGCTATTGCATCCACTATTAGGGAGAGGCTATCACCGATTATGGGGAATAAGGTATACCATATATCATCCCTCATAAAGATCACAGGATATATAATAGCAATCATAGCTGCTATCGGCATAGCTGGGGCAGATCTTTCAGGCCTATTAGCAGGAGGCGTTGTCACAGGCCTCGTGCTCGGTATAGCTCTCCAGCCAGTGCTAAGCAACTTCTTCGCAGGCCTGCTAATCATGGCTACAAGGATGGTTGAGGTGGGCAGTAGAGCAAGAATACTATCCACCTCTATACCGTTCTCCCCAGCAGTTCTACCAGCTTATAAGTATTTCTCAGCAGACTTCATAGAGGCTGGCTTTAAAGGAACTATAGTAGATATAAATTTCTTCTATACTAGAATGGTTACTGATGAAGGTAGGAAGATAAAGATCCCAAATATCGTTTTGATGAATTCAACCATCATAGACTATACACCCGAGTTCTCCAAGAGAGAGGTTATTAATCTAAGGGTTGAGATGCCCTTAGCAAACACAGATCTAGAGTTGCTTGAAGACATGATTAGAGAGGCTTTAAAAGGCTTCCAAATAGAGGCTGGCCCCTACTTCAATGAGCAGTCTGATAAGGATCACGTTATAGTTATGATTAAATTAGCTGTACCTGCTGGAGAGGATTGGAGAAGAGTTAAATCCGAGGCTCTTAAAAGGCTTCTCATACTTAGAAAAAGGATTATCGAGGCATCTACATTGCAGAGAAGCGCTGTCCAAAGCTGA